The following coding sequences are from one Wenzhouxiangella sp. AB-CW3 window:
- a CDS encoding serine O-acetyltransferase, which produces MNLPQQIADDFLWYWRGLPGHTFWGAFSNRYFWLVATYRFGAWAVRLRVPVVSHLARLIYVIVNLFVSTVTGADIRPGARIGRCLTVHTGRGLLITNGVVIGNNCTVNNGVCIVSRANDGDEGVPRIGNHVRIGVGAKILGGVHVGDFTLVGANAVVLKDVPSHHLAAGVPAVNKPTKFWSNTEYWDRHRQNTGR; this is translated from the coding sequence ATGAACCTGCCGCAACAAATTGCCGACGATTTTCTCTGGTACTGGCGCGGGTTACCCGGCCACACGTTCTGGGGGGCTTTCTCCAATCGTTATTTCTGGCTGGTGGCGACCTATCGCTTCGGTGCGTGGGCCGTGCGGTTGCGCGTGCCCGTAGTCAGCCACCTCGCGCGCCTGATTTATGTCATCGTGAACCTGTTTGTTTCCACCGTCACTGGTGCCGACATTCGCCCCGGCGCGCGGATCGGTCGTTGCCTCACCGTTCATACCGGCCGCGGGCTGCTGATTACCAACGGGGTCGTCATCGGCAATAATTGCACCGTCAACAACGGCGTCTGCATCGTCAGCCGCGCCAACGATGGCGACGAGGGGGTGCCGAGGATCGGCAACCACGTGCGCATCGGCGTCGGCGCGAAGATACTTGGCGGCGTGCACGTAGGCGACTTCACGTTGGTGGGGGCCAATGCCGTGGTGCTCAAGGACGTGCCGTCGCATCATCTGGCTGCCGGCGTCCCCGCCGTCAACAAGCCGACCAAATTCTGGAGTAACACAGAATACTGGGACAGGCATAGACAGAATACCGGGAGATAA
- a CDS encoding YdcF family protein: MTWYSPLIPLLVGMALLAVSAFMSRPRLAIIGLLLALPGYVLMTPLGANLLVLTIEHRTKAAETAPVCDQVQAAVLLSGGLNRPAETTSDFGALSPETLARIFAWRNRDLTTDAPIRPLTIAGGGPFRIPEAEVIGSFLRLIDPDEPPLQLEIASANTWESAKAVRKLLPESTSRILLASSALHLPRASFAFEQAGFEVCPLALNRHYLAVTGWTTLLPQSSSLAKSESALHEILGELSYRINPPDTPVTVPHSREQGHDQESSKKSRRLVIQQLHSASFHLAGD; the protein is encoded by the coding sequence ATGACCTGGTATTCACCACTCATACCGCTACTGGTCGGCATGGCGCTACTGGCCGTGTCCGCCTTCATGTCCCGGCCTCGCCTGGCCATTATTGGTCTGTTGCTGGCTCTGCCGGGCTACGTGCTGATGACCCCACTGGGCGCCAATCTGCTGGTTCTGACCATCGAACACCGTACCAAGGCAGCCGAAACAGCCCCGGTCTGTGATCAAGTCCAGGCCGCGGTGCTGTTGTCCGGTGGGCTGAATCGTCCGGCCGAAACGACCAGCGACTTTGGTGCGCTGTCGCCGGAAACCCTGGCCCGGATCTTTGCCTGGCGGAATCGCGATTTGACAACAGATGCGCCCATCCGGCCCCTGACCATTGCCGGGGGCGGTCCGTTTCGCATTCCCGAGGCCGAGGTGATTGGTTCATTCCTGCGCCTGATCGATCCCGACGAACCGCCATTGCAACTCGAAATAGCCTCGGCCAACACCTGGGAAAGTGCCAAGGCAGTGCGCAAGTTGCTGCCGGAGTCGACCAGCCGCATTCTGCTGGCATCCAGTGCCCTGCATCTGCCACGTGCATCATTTGCCTTTGAACAGGCCGGATTCGAGGTTTGCCCCCTGGCGCTCAATCGTCACTACCTGGCGGTCACCGGCTGGACAACCCTGTTGCCGCAATCCTCATCCCTGGCCAAGAGCGAGTCTGCACTTCACGAGATCCTTGGTGAACTTTCCTACCGCATCAATCCGCCAGACACCCCGGTTACCGTTCCTCATTCCCGTGAGCAAGGCCATGATCAAGAGAGCAGCAAGAAAAGCCGACGGCTTGTTATTCAACAGCTTCATTCAGCGTCGTTTCACCTGGCTGGCGACTGA
- a CDS encoding polysaccharide deacetylase family protein, giving the protein MSTPNDSLMSPPPGRLLVLMYHGLHESRTDRGRFDPRYSLQPGKFAAQMHYLSELGVAGWLPVTGEALVAPEAPAGRQMVLITFDDGDASNVEKALPMLQEAGLTAVFFITRNFVGQRGMISRAGIRKLADAGMVIGSHGLSHRFLNTLSPAALAIELSSSRDFLQQITGREVKLLSLPGGRGGPREIEAAHTAGYRSVFGSRPGNNVATPAGGLIDRVVITRRTNSQAFEQLVRWQGPAVWRQCARYRVLGLPRRLLGDRVYNRLRQLVVH; this is encoded by the coding sequence ATGAGCACGCCGAACGACTCGCTGATGTCGCCGCCACCGGGCCGCTTGCTGGTGTTGATGTATCACGGCCTCCATGAATCGCGCACCGATCGTGGAAGATTCGATCCGCGTTACAGCCTCCAACCCGGGAAATTTGCCGCGCAAATGCACTACTTGAGTGAGCTGGGTGTGGCCGGCTGGTTGCCGGTGACCGGCGAGGCACTGGTGGCGCCGGAGGCGCCGGCAGGCCGGCAGATGGTGCTGATCACATTCGACGATGGTGATGCCAGCAACGTCGAAAAGGCGCTGCCGATGCTCCAGGAAGCGGGCCTGACGGCGGTCTTTTTCATCACCCGGAATTTTGTCGGTCAGCGCGGCATGATCTCGCGCGCCGGGATCCGTAAGCTGGCCGATGCCGGCATGGTCATCGGCTCGCACGGGCTTTCGCATCGATTTCTCAATACCCTGTCTCCGGCGGCGCTCGCGATCGAGCTTTCCAGCAGCCGTGATTTTCTGCAACAGATCACCGGCCGGGAGGTCAAGCTGCTTTCCCTGCCCGGCGGACGAGGCGGGCCTCGCGAGATCGAGGCGGCGCATACCGCCGGCTACCGCAGCGTGTTCGGTTCCAGGCCGGGCAATAACGTGGCCACGCCGGCCGGTGGCCTGATCGATCGTGTGGTGATCACGCGGCGGACCAACAGCCAAGCGTTTGAACAACTGGTTCGCTGGCAGGGACCGGCGGTATGGCGTCAGTGTGCCCGTTACCGTGTGCTGGGCTTGCCCAGGCGCTTGCTGGGCGACCGTGTCTACAACCGCCTGCGTCAACTGGTGGTGCACTGA
- a CDS encoding glycosyltransferase family 4 protein has protein sequence MARILFVTSRLPFPPTEGHQLRAWHLLRAAARDHQVTLLSLRRPDEPPLPETLPGIKLDGVHQIDLPTLRWPHQFVGLELHGLLTGQTLLDLRYRPSALQQRFDQLVQQADLVHLDILAVAGLLKQVPEGVPTVLNEHNVESLLAHKRVEIEKRPLHRWLLRLKNRGLESFERSACTRADGVLACSQEDAERLLALAPGCRVSVVPNGVDLEAFRPGRPGIEKGGSMVFVGHMDWFPNRDGMDFFIAEVLPLLKAHYNLNLEVIGRNPNPSVPKAGSGRVKFSGFVDDLQARVQRAAVFIVPLRAGSGTRLKILEAMAMGKAIVSTRIGAEGIGLVDGDSACLADTAEEFAGAINRLLNDPELRDRLGRRARHLAEQHYGWTVIGERLLATYQSLLQTKAEPAHRIERTNRHETRPNDQAHEHSKQTHGNQDPC, from the coding sequence ATGGCGCGCATCCTGTTTGTCACCAGCCGCCTGCCGTTCCCGCCGACCGAGGGCCATCAGTTGCGTGCCTGGCACCTGCTGCGGGCCGCTGCCAGGGATCATCAGGTCACCCTGCTGAGTCTGCGGCGTCCTGACGAGCCGCCGCTGCCGGAAACTCTTCCCGGCATCAAACTGGACGGCGTTCATCAGATCGATCTGCCGACCTTGAGATGGCCACACCAGTTCGTGGGCCTGGAGCTGCATGGGCTGCTGACAGGGCAAACCCTGCTGGACCTGCGTTACCGCCCCAGTGCGCTGCAACAGCGCTTCGATCAACTCGTGCAGCAGGCAGACCTGGTTCACCTGGACATTCTGGCCGTGGCCGGCCTGCTCAAGCAGGTGCCCGAAGGCGTACCGACCGTACTCAACGAGCACAACGTCGAAAGCCTGCTGGCCCACAAGCGGGTCGAGATCGAAAAACGCCCGCTGCACCGCTGGCTGCTGCGACTCAAGAACCGCGGCCTGGAAAGCTTCGAGCGCTCGGCCTGCACCCGCGCGGACGGGGTACTGGCCTGCTCACAGGAAGATGCCGAACGCCTGCTGGCGCTGGCGCCGGGTTGTCGGGTCAGCGTTGTTCCCAACGGGGTGGATCTCGAGGCATTCAGGCCGGGCAGGCCCGGGATCGAGAAGGGCGGGTCGATGGTGTTTGTCGGGCACATGGACTGGTTCCCGAACCGCGATGGCATGGATTTTTTCATTGCCGAGGTCCTGCCGTTGCTGAAAGCGCATTACAACCTGAACCTGGAGGTCATCGGCCGCAACCCGAATCCTTCCGTACCGAAGGCTGGGTCCGGGCGAGTGAAATTCTCCGGCTTCGTCGATGACCTCCAGGCCCGGGTTCAGCGCGCCGCGGTCTTTATCGTGCCGCTGCGTGCCGGCAGCGGAACGCGCCTGAAAATTCTCGAAGCCATGGCCATGGGCAAGGCCATCGTCAGTACACGAATCGGTGCCGAAGGCATTGGCCTGGTCGACGGGGACAGCGCCTGCCTGGCCGATACCGCAGAGGAGTTCGCCGGCGCCATCAACCGGCTGCTGAACGATCCCGAGCTTCGTGACCGCCTGGGCCGACGAGCCCGTCATCTGGCCGAGCAACACTATGGCTGGACTGTGATCGGCGAGCGATTGCTGGCAACTTACCAGTCCCTTCTGCAGACAAAGGCAGAACCCGCCCACCGTATCGAGCGGACGAACCGACATGAGACCCGGCCGAACGACCAGGCCCATGAACACAGTAAACAGACACACGGAAATCAGGATCCATGCTGA
- a CDS encoding class I SAM-dependent methyltransferase, producing MLFNSFIQRRFTWLATDAIAASVESSRAIDNFKRDFEFRHVTHYDQRWTLLSELCDRHGSDKGQLRSDEQPYDWPAHTYTEHYNTLYDHCREHVANVFECGLGTNNTEFRSNMGIHGRPGASLRVWRDYFPQASIVGADIDAGVLFTEPRILTFQVDQTDPESIASLWRKVEVECFDLMIDDGLHEFDAGSCLFMHSIHKLSSNGIYVIEDVKATDLASYRKFFVSRPYMVDYVNLHRPDMEVENNSMIIIRHALRADQKNLE from the coding sequence TTGTTATTCAACAGCTTCATTCAGCGTCGTTTCACCTGGCTGGCGACTGATGCCATTGCCGCATCGGTCGAATCCAGCCGCGCCATCGACAACTTCAAGAGAGACTTTGAATTCCGCCATGTCACTCATTATGACCAGCGATGGACTCTGCTTTCCGAGCTGTGTGATCGCCATGGCTCCGACAAGGGCCAGTTACGATCGGATGAACAACCATACGACTGGCCAGCGCATACCTATACCGAGCACTACAATACGCTATACGATCATTGCCGGGAGCATGTAGCCAACGTATTCGAGTGCGGCCTGGGCACCAACAATACCGAGTTTCGATCGAACATGGGCATTCACGGTCGACCCGGCGCCTCACTACGGGTATGGCGCGATTACTTTCCGCAGGCCAGCATTGTCGGGGCCGATATCGATGCCGGCGTTCTGTTCACTGAACCGCGCATCCTGACATTCCAGGTCGACCAGACCGATCCCGAGTCCATCGCATCACTCTGGCGCAAGGTCGAGGTAGAGTGTTTTGATCTGATGATTGATGATGGACTGCATGAGTTCGATGCCGGATCGTGCCTGTTCATGCACTCGATTCACAAGCTGTCATCCAATGGCATTTACGTCATCGAAGATGTCAAGGCTACTGACCTGGCCAGCTATCGGAAATTCTTTGTTTCGCGCCCCTACATGGTCGACTATGTCAATCTGCATCGGCCGGACATGGAGGTCGAAAACAACAGCATGATCATTATCCGCCATGCTCTGCGTGCCGACCAAAAGAATCTCGAATAG
- a CDS encoding O-antigen ligase family protein, translating into MNVNATTVESNTVATLNHARPARQNWALYLFVILIPLQNIYVQYVPDFGGGLNFLNLMLIASFLMALRCGGGLVRGTGVNGWVMLYLAGGVLALMIGLANVADASGHGNALKDKSIAVLFVFLAQMSVTDRVGLKRMFLASLLPLPYMFYVLRDQSSAVSAWHYTDHMRISATFMDLGANEMAAFFVTACLVAFGLVIGSRVGWVWRAVYAMAAGLTAVGVVLSYSRTAYIAILAGLAVTLLLSKARWQLLLPALALLVVLPLIMPPAAMERFQTISIEEEHRDESTDSRFVFWEEAIHHFKKRPLLGIGFHNFHHAEFSSHEMDVHNFFLRELVEKGVLGAVILLGLIWSITRLLWRGLAIARPGSWYVGLMLGLAGAWVALLIGNVFGDRFTHYAMIAHFWLYVGLALRGLQLRHAELDVQPDAAPDPELSDRESTP; encoded by the coding sequence ATGAACGTGAACGCGACCACGGTCGAGTCGAACACGGTCGCAACCCTGAACCATGCGCGGCCGGCCCGCCAGAACTGGGCGCTGTACCTGTTCGTGATCCTGATACCACTGCAGAATATCTACGTGCAGTATGTGCCCGACTTTGGCGGCGGCCTGAACTTTCTCAACCTGATGTTGATCGCCTCCTTCCTGATGGCCCTGCGCTGCGGCGGCGGCCTGGTGCGCGGCACCGGGGTCAATGGCTGGGTCATGCTTTACCTGGCCGGCGGCGTGCTCGCCCTCATGATCGGCCTGGCCAATGTCGCCGACGCTTCCGGCCACGGCAATGCCCTCAAGGACAAGTCCATCGCCGTGTTATTCGTCTTTCTTGCCCAGATGAGCGTGACCGACCGGGTTGGCCTCAAGCGCATGTTCCTGGCCTCGCTGCTTCCCCTGCCCTACATGTTCTATGTGCTGCGCGACCAGAGTTCCGCCGTCAGCGCCTGGCATTACACCGACCACATGCGCATCAGTGCCACCTTCATGGATCTGGGCGCCAATGAAATGGCGGCTTTTTTCGTCACCGCCTGCCTGGTGGCATTCGGGTTGGTCATAGGCTCACGCGTCGGCTGGGTCTGGCGGGCCGTCTATGCCATGGCCGCCGGGCTGACGGCCGTCGGCGTGGTGCTGAGCTATTCGCGCACCGCCTATATTGCCATCCTCGCAGGCCTGGCCGTCACCCTGCTCCTGTCGAAAGCCCGGTGGCAGCTGTTGCTGCCGGCCCTGGCCCTGCTCGTGGTGCTGCCCCTGATCATGCCGCCGGCTGCCATGGAGCGATTCCAGACCATTTCGATCGAAGAGGAGCACCGCGACGAAAGCACGGACTCTCGCTTCGTGTTCTGGGAAGAAGCGATTCACCATTTCAAAAAGCGCCCGCTGCTCGGCATCGGATTTCATAATTTCCACCACGCCGAATTCAGTTCTCACGAAATGGATGTGCACAATTTCTTCCTGCGCGAACTCGTGGAAAAAGGCGTGCTCGGGGCGGTAATCCTGCTCGGGCTGATCTGGAGTATCACCCGTCTTCTCTGGCGAGGCCTGGCCATCGCCAGGCCTGGCAGCTGGTACGTTGGCCTGATGCTGGGCCTGGCCGGGGCCTGGGTCGCGCTGTTGATCGGCAACGTCTTTGGCGATCGCTTCACCCACTACGCAATGATTGCCCATTTCTGGCTGTATGTGGGGCTGGCTCTGCGTGGCCTGCAATTGCGCCATGCCGAACTGGATGTCCAGCCGGATGCCGCGCCGGATCCCGAGCTGAGTGACAGGGAGAGCACCCCATGA
- a CDS encoding nucleotide sugar dehydrogenase, translating into MLSDITTRLSELQAGQTKLAVIGLGYVGFPLAVHFGQHFQTIGYDSNTKRVDQLNHGVDFTHEIESDQIEKADKLVLTSDPEYLSDCQVYIVAVPTPIDQAKRPDLEPLLSASRLIAAYLKPGDVVIFESTVYPGATEEDCVPVLEQGSGLVYQQGSDPPPGETDHLFYCGYSPERINPGDREHGLTDILKVTSGSTPQVADFVDQLYLEIIRAGTFRAQSIRIAEAAKVIENIQRDLNIALVNELAILFNRMDIDTASVLAAAGSKWNFLPFKPGLVGGHCIGVDPYYLTYKAQSIGFHPEVILAGRRVNDGMGIFVAGELIKLMARAGVYRPQARVLVLGLSFKENCPDLRNTRVIDVIRELESFNLEVDVHDPWVSHDEAREVHGLELVDPAPEGAYDGVIMAVAHQQFLDRQNDLKRYLAPGGVLYDVRSVLARDLVDGRL; encoded by the coding sequence ATGCTGAGCGATATCACAACACGGCTTTCCGAACTGCAGGCCGGACAGACGAAGCTGGCGGTCATCGGGCTGGGTTATGTCGGCTTTCCACTGGCGGTCCATTTCGGCCAGCACTTCCAGACGATCGGTTATGACAGCAACACCAAGCGGGTCGACCAGCTCAACCATGGTGTGGACTTCACCCATGAAATCGAAAGCGATCAGATCGAGAAGGCTGACAAGCTGGTTCTGACCAGTGATCCGGAATACTTGAGCGACTGCCAGGTCTATATCGTTGCCGTTCCAACCCCCATCGACCAGGCCAAGCGGCCGGACCTGGAACCGCTGCTGTCCGCCTCCCGGCTGATTGCGGCATATCTCAAGCCCGGCGATGTGGTGATTTTTGAATCAACCGTCTATCCCGGCGCCACCGAAGAGGATTGCGTGCCCGTCCTCGAGCAAGGTTCGGGACTGGTCTATCAACAGGGTTCGGATCCCCCGCCGGGGGAAACGGATCACCTGTTCTATTGCGGCTACAGTCCGGAGAGAATCAACCCCGGCGATCGCGAGCATGGACTGACCGATATCCTGAAAGTCACCTCGGGCAGCACGCCGCAGGTGGCCGACTTCGTCGATCAGCTCTATCTTGAGATCATTCGCGCAGGCACCTTCCGCGCCCAGAGTATCCGCATCGCTGAAGCCGCCAAGGTAATCGAGAATATCCAGCGTGACCTCAACATCGCCCTGGTCAACGAATTGGCCATCCTGTTCAACCGGATGGACATCGACACCGCCAGCGTACTGGCCGCGGCCGGCTCAAAATGGAACTTCCTGCCATTCAAGCCGGGCCTGGTCGGTGGCCACTGCATTGGCGTCGACCCCTACTACCTGACCTACAAGGCCCAGTCGATCGGCTTCCATCCCGAAGTGATCCTGGCCGGGCGCCGGGTCAATGACGGCATGGGTATTTTTGTCGCCGGTGAGTTGATCAAGCTGATGGCCCGGGCCGGCGTCTACCGCCCGCAAGCCCGCGTGCTGGTGCTGGGACTGAGCTTCAAGGAAAACTGTCCGGACCTGCGCAACACCCGCGTGATCGACGTGATCCGCGAGCTGGAATCCTTCAACCTGGAAGTGGACGTGCACGACCCCTGGGTCAGTCATGACGAGGCCCGCGAAGTGCATGGGCTGGAGCTGGTCGACCCGGCTCCCGAAGGCGCCTACGACGGCGTGATCATGGCGGTGGCCCATCAGCAGTTCCTGGATCGCCAGAATGACTTGAAGCGCTACCTTGCCCCGGGCGGGGTTCTGTATGACGTGCGTTCGGTTCTGGCCCGCGACCTGGTTGACGGGCGGCTTTGA
- a CDS encoding glycosyltransferase, protein MPELIFITALLLAGWTFAGYPALAVWLARRREKAPLPATVELADVTVIVAARNEAERIGARVTNLLESDYPAARLKILVIDDGSSDTTATAALVSEDPRVQVLRLPESLGKAAALNAGMHRVATPLTVFADARQAFSGNAVSALVSAFSDARVGVAAGHLVLPGNESSGLYWRIESALRHAESTLGWAHAASGAIYAIRTPLYQPMPEGLLLDDVWIPLQALKHGFRIVDAPDALAVEPQAVAPSAEFRRKLRTLVGNWQLMAAAPWLLNPWRNPVFFPWLSHKMARLLAPWALLAALIASMVSTTPWMRWALIAQLLAYTVATAALLAPRLARRVPLATAAGSFLLLNLAALLSLPRFLIRPDRSTLWKGRD, encoded by the coding sequence ATGCCTGAGCTGATCTTCATCACGGCCCTCCTACTGGCCGGCTGGACTTTCGCCGGCTATCCGGCGCTGGCGGTATGGCTGGCACGCAGACGCGAGAAGGCCCCCTTGCCGGCTACTGTCGAGCTGGCCGACGTCACCGTGATCGTGGCGGCGCGCAACGAGGCTGAGCGGATCGGCGCGCGGGTGACCAACCTGCTCGAGTCGGATTATCCGGCAGCACGGCTCAAGATACTGGTCATCGACGACGGCAGCAGTGATACGACGGCGACGGCCGCGCTGGTCAGTGAAGACCCGCGCGTCCAGGTGCTGCGCCTGCCCGAATCGCTTGGCAAGGCCGCCGCTCTGAACGCCGGCATGCACCGGGTGGCAACGCCGCTGACGGTGTTTGCCGACGCCCGCCAGGCCTTCTCCGGAAATGCCGTCAGCGCACTGGTCAGTGCGTTTTCCGACGCCAGAGTCGGCGTGGCTGCCGGCCACCTGGTGCTGCCCGGAAACGAAAGCAGCGGGCTGTACTGGCGCATTGAAAGCGCCTTGCGCCATGCCGAGTCGACCCTGGGCTGGGCCCATGCGGCCAGCGGCGCGATCTATGCCATTCGCACACCCCTGTATCAGCCGATGCCGGAAGGGCTGCTGCTCGATGATGTCTGGATCCCGCTGCAGGCGCTCAAGCATGGCTTTCGAATCGTCGATGCGCCAGACGCGCTGGCCGTTGAGCCACAGGCCGTGGCCCCGTCCGCGGAATTCAGGCGCAAGCTCAGAACCCTGGTCGGCAACTGGCAACTGATGGCGGCCGCACCCTGGCTGCTGAACCCCTGGCGCAATCCGGTGTTTTTCCCCTGGCTGTCGCACAAGATGGCGCGACTGCTCGCGCCCTGGGCACTGCTGGCAGCACTGATCGCTTCGATGGTATCGACCACCCCATGGATGCGCTGGGCACTGATCGCACAACTGCTGGCCTATACGGTGGCCACCGCAGCACTGCTGGCCCCGCGCCTGGCTCGCCGAGTGCCGCTGGCCACCGCGGCCGGCAGCTTTCTGCTGCTCAACCTGGCCGCATTGCTGTCGCTGCCACGATTCCTGATACGGCCGGATCGATCCACATTATGGAAAGGGAGAGACTGA